From Streptomyces sp. GSL17-111, one genomic window encodes:
- a CDS encoding MBL fold metallo-hydrolase has product MLIAGFPAGAWGTNCYLVAPAAGEECVIIDPGHQATAGVEEAVAKHRLKPVAVVLTHGHIDHVASVVPVCGAHDVPAWIHPDDRYMMSDPEKALGRAIGQQLMGELTVGEPDDVHELTDGARLSLAGLELTVAHAPGHTRGSVTFGMPEQADIPPVLFSGDLLFAGSIGRTDLPGGDSAEILRSLARVCLPLDDSTVVLSGHGPQTTIGRERATNPFLREVAAGHGADDITAPRRGM; this is encoded by the coding sequence GTGCTCATTGCCGGGTTCCCCGCCGGGGCCTGGGGGACCAATTGTTATCTGGTCGCCCCCGCCGCCGGTGAGGAGTGCGTGATCATCGACCCTGGCCACCAGGCCACCGCGGGCGTCGAGGAGGCCGTCGCCAAGCACCGGCTCAAGCCGGTCGCCGTCGTCCTCACCCACGGGCACATCGACCACGTGGCCTCCGTGGTGCCGGTCTGCGGGGCGCACGACGTCCCCGCCTGGATCCACCCGGACGACCGCTACATGATGAGCGACCCGGAGAAGGCGCTGGGCCGCGCCATCGGGCAGCAGCTCATGGGCGAGCTGACCGTGGGGGAGCCGGACGACGTGCACGAGCTGACCGACGGCGCCCGGCTGAGCCTTGCGGGCCTGGAGCTGACCGTCGCGCACGCGCCCGGCCATACCCGGGGGTCGGTGACCTTCGGCATGCCCGAGCAGGCGGACATCCCGCCGGTCCTCTTCTCGGGCGACCTGCTGTTCGCCGGCTCCATCGGACGCACCGACCTGCCCGGTGGTGACTCCGCCGAGATCCTGCGGTCGCTGGCACGTGTCTGCCTGCCGCTGGACGACTCGACGGTGGTCCTGTCCGGGCACGGCCCCCAGACCACCATCGGCCGCGAGCGCGCGACGAACCCCTTCCTCCGGGAGGTCGCCGCCGGCCACGGAGCCGACGACATCACGGCTCCACGACGAGGAATGTGA
- the rpsD gene encoding 30S ribosomal protein S4, whose protein sequence is MNQSRPKVKKSRALGIALTPKAVKYFEQRPYPPGEHGRGRKQNSDYKVRLLEKQRLRAQYDISERQMVRAYDRARKVDGKTGEALIVELERRLDALVLRAGLARTIYQARQMVVHGHIAVNGRKVDKPSFRVRPDDVVMVRERSREKYPFQVAREGGYATDGETPRYLEVNLQALAFRLDRDPNRKEIPVICDEQLVVEYYAR, encoded by the coding sequence GTGAACCAGTCGCGTCCCAAGGTCAAGAAGTCGCGTGCGCTCGGTATCGCGCTGACCCCGAAGGCCGTCAAGTACTTCGAGCAGCGCCCCTACCCGCCGGGGGAGCACGGCCGCGGCCGCAAGCAGAACAGTGACTACAAGGTCCGTCTGCTGGAGAAGCAGCGGCTGCGGGCCCAGTACGACATCAGCGAACGCCAGATGGTCCGTGCCTACGACCGCGCTCGGAAGGTCGACGGCAAGACGGGCGAGGCGCTCATCGTCGAGCTGGAGCGCCGCCTGGACGCGCTCGTCCTGCGGGCGGGTCTCGCCCGCACCATCTACCAGGCCCGCCAGATGGTCGTGCACGGCCACATCGCGGTCAACGGCCGCAAGGTCGACAAGCCGTCGTTCCGGGTCCGCCCGGACGACGTGGTCATGGTCCGCGAGCGCAGCCGCGAGAAGTACCCGTTCCAGGTGGCCCGCGAGGGCGGTTACGCGACGGACGGCGAGACCCCGCGCTACCTGGAGGTCAACCTCCAGGCCCTGGCGTTCCGCCTGGACCGCGACCCGAACCGCAAGGAGATCCCGGTCATCTGCGACGAGCAGCTCGTCGTCGAGTACTACGCCCGCTGA
- a CDS encoding DUF948 domain-containing protein: MSGGEVAGLLVAVFWAILVSFLAVVLVRLAQTLKAATKLVTGVTEQAVPLLGEASATVRSAQSQLDRVDAIATDVQEVTANASALSSTVSTTFGGPLVKVAAFGYGVRRALGRTGGTPGKAPRTVVGRRVPGARRGPRPRRGGKD, translated from the coding sequence GTGTCCGGTGGTGAGGTGGCCGGCCTCCTCGTGGCGGTCTTCTGGGCGATCCTGGTGTCGTTCCTCGCCGTGGTGCTGGTGAGGCTCGCACAGACGCTGAAGGCGGCCACCAAGCTCGTGACGGGCGTGACGGAGCAGGCCGTGCCCCTGCTGGGCGAGGCCTCGGCGACCGTCCGCTCCGCGCAGTCGCAGCTCGACCGGGTGGACGCCATCGCCACCGACGTCCAGGAGGTCACGGCCAACGCCTCCGCGCTGTCCTCGACCGTCTCGACGACCTTCGGCGGCCCGCTGGTGAAGGTCGCCGCCTTCGGCTACGGCGTCCGCCGAGCGCTCGGCCGCACCGGCGGGACGCCCGGGAAGGCGCCCCGGACGGTCGTCGGCCGACGCGTGCCCGGAGCCCGGCGCGGCCCCCGCCCGCGCCGGGGTGGAAAGGACTGA
- a CDS encoding replication-associated recombination protein A, with amino-acid sequence MEPDLFTAAAEERQSKDPAASPLAVRMRPRTLDEVVGQRHLLRRGSPLRRLVGEGDGGPAGASSVLLWGPPGTGKTTLAYVVSKATDKRFVELSAITAGVKEVRAVIDGARRSSGAYGKDTVLFLDEIHRFSKAQQDSLLPAVENRWVTLVAATTENPYFSVISPLLSRSLLLTLEPLTDDDLRGLIRRALADERGLAAALTLPEEAEAHLLRIAQGDARRALTALEAAAGAALAKAESEITLATLEETVDRAAVTYDRDGDQHYDVASALIKSIRGSDVDAALHYLARMVEAGEDPRFIARRLMISASEDIGLADPSALQTAVAAAQAVAMIGFPEARITLAQATIALALAPKSNAAYKAIDAALADVRAGKAGPVPTYLRDGHYGGAKRLGHGAGYQYPHDLPGGVAAQQYAPDAVHGARYYEPTRYGAEARYADVAARVRARLRGEEGSGEG; translated from the coding sequence GTGGAGCCCGACCTGTTCACCGCCGCCGCCGAGGAACGCCAGTCCAAGGACCCCGCCGCGAGCCCGCTCGCGGTGCGGATGCGTCCGCGCACGCTGGACGAGGTGGTGGGCCAGCGGCACCTGCTGCGGCGCGGCTCCCCGCTGCGCCGGCTGGTGGGGGAGGGCGACGGCGGCCCGGCCGGAGCCTCGTCGGTCCTGCTCTGGGGGCCTCCGGGGACGGGGAAGACGACGCTCGCGTACGTCGTCAGCAAGGCCACCGACAAGCGATTCGTCGAGCTGTCCGCCATCACGGCGGGGGTCAAGGAGGTCCGGGCCGTCATCGACGGCGCCCGCCGCTCCTCGGGCGCGTACGGCAAGGACACCGTGCTGTTCCTGGACGAGATCCACCGCTTCTCCAAGGCCCAGCAGGACTCCCTGCTGCCCGCCGTGGAGAACCGCTGGGTGACGCTCGTCGCCGCCACCACGGAGAACCCGTACTTCTCGGTGATCTCGCCGCTGCTGTCCCGCTCGCTGCTGCTGACGCTGGAGCCGCTCACCGACGACGACCTGCGGGGGCTGATCCGCCGGGCGCTGGCCGACGAGCGCGGGCTCGCCGCCGCGCTCACCCTGCCCGAGGAGGCCGAGGCGCACCTGCTGCGCATCGCCCAGGGGGACGCCCGGCGCGCGCTGACCGCCCTGGAGGCGGCGGCGGGCGCGGCGCTGGCCAAGGCCGAGTCGGAGATCACCCTGGCCACGCTGGAGGAGACGGTCGACCGGGCCGCCGTGACGTACGACCGCGACGGGGACCAGCACTACGACGTGGCCAGCGCCCTCATCAAGTCGATCCGTGGTTCGGACGTGGACGCCGCGCTGCACTACCTGGCCCGCATGGTCGAGGCGGGCGAGGACCCCCGGTTCATCGCGCGGCGGCTGATGATCTCCGCCAGCGAGGACATCGGCCTGGCCGACCCGAGTGCCCTCCAGACGGCCGTCGCCGCCGCCCAGGCGGTGGCGATGATCGGATTCCCCGAGGCGCGCATCACCCTCGCCCAGGCGACGATCGCCCTGGCCCTCGCGCCCAAGTCCAACGCCGCCTACAAGGCGATCGACGCCGCGCTGGCCGACGTCCGGGCCGGGAAGGCCGGGCCCGTGCCGACGTACCTGCGGGACGGCCACTACGGCGGTGCGAAGAGGCTCGGCCACGGCGCCGGCTACCAGTACCCGCACGACCTGCCCGGCGGCGTCGCCGCGCAGCAGTACGCGCCGGACGCCGTGCACGGCGCGCGCTACTACGAGCCCACGCGGTACGGCGCCGAGGCCCGCTACGCGGACGTCGCCGCCCGCGTCCGCGCCCGGCTGCGGGGCGAGGAGGGGTCCGGGGAGGGCTGA
- a CDS encoding peptidylprolyl isomerase, with protein sequence MVTKEQRRRQLARRKQQRREQRQAVARRRRRLRNGVVAGVLVLALGGSAVAVAAGVFEGEPEKQPEDVAQTPPPDPCEEPAEGEPNGKQWEKEPEMSVDTDASYTMRLATTCGDIEIALDAERAPRTVNSFDFLAGEGYFDHTRCHRLVDQGIFVLQCGDPAGTGQGGPGYTIPDENLEDPKVEGGVYPAGTVAMANTYNAQTDEGRDSGGSQFFLVYQDSELPPNYTPFGEITDGMDVLEKIADAGSTVDPQIQATVPNATVVIDEATVRES encoded by the coding sequence GTGGTCACCAAGGAGCAGCGCCGCAGACAGCTCGCACGGCGGAAGCAGCAGCGCCGGGAGCAGCGGCAGGCCGTCGCCCGCCGCAGGCGGCGGCTGCGGAACGGGGTCGTCGCCGGCGTCCTGGTGCTCGCGCTCGGCGGCAGCGCGGTGGCCGTCGCCGCCGGCGTCTTCGAGGGGGAACCTGAGAAGCAGCCCGAGGACGTGGCGCAGACGCCGCCGCCGGACCCGTGCGAGGAGCCCGCCGAGGGCGAGCCGAACGGCAAGCAGTGGGAGAAGGAGCCTGAGATGTCGGTCGACACCGACGCCTCCTACACCATGCGGCTGGCGACCACCTGCGGCGACATCGAGATCGCGCTGGACGCCGAGCGGGCCCCGCGCACGGTGAACTCCTTCGACTTCCTCGCCGGGGAAGGCTACTTCGACCACACGCGCTGCCACCGCCTGGTCGACCAGGGCATCTTCGTCCTCCAGTGCGGGGACCCGGCGGGCACCGGCCAGGGCGGCCCCGGCTACACCATCCCGGACGAGAACCTCGAGGACCCGAAGGTCGAGGGCGGGGTCTACCCGGCGGGCACGGTCGCCATGGCCAACACCTACAACGCCCAGACGGACGAGGGCCGGGACAGCGGCGGGAGTCAGTTCTTCCTCGTCTACCAGGACAGCGAGCTCCCACCGAACTACACACCGTTCGGGGAGATCACCGACGGCATGGACGTCCTGGAGAAGATCGCGGACGCCGGTTCGACCGTGGACCCGCAGATCCAGGCCACCGTTCCGAACGCCACCGTGGTGATCGACGAGGCCACGGTCCGGGAAAGCTGA
- a CDS encoding DUF2470 domain-containing protein yields MDSSVSAVLAIPGAEPGGLGSTLPLARAVSPDGDVFVLVSAESSAARAAAHAQDDDVVAVMDITDVAPVSVPRRVRGHAQIGGWLTAVRGDDLALAEGLLADRLPPEPPGGAPQRMTLRLEFGEAVVEDLWGEGHVEPEEFAAARPDPLARHEADLLQHLAAAHSDRVGGLCALLGERDPGCAAASLHAVPLALDRFGLRVRYHAPAGAAGEPFDVHFPFPRPVADVAGLRRAMHGLFDAAESA; encoded by the coding sequence GTGGACTCCAGCGTATCCGCCGTCCTGGCCATTCCGGGCGCCGAGCCCGGCGGGCTGGGCTCGACCCTGCCGCTGGCCCGCGCCGTCTCCCCCGACGGGGACGTTTTCGTCCTGGTCAGCGCCGAGTCCTCGGCCGCCCGGGCCGCCGCCCACGCGCAGGACGACGACGTCGTCGCCGTGATGGACATCACGGACGTCGCCCCCGTCTCCGTGCCGCGGCGCGTGCGCGGACACGCGCAGATCGGCGGCTGGCTGACGGCGGTGCGCGGCGACGACCTGGCCCTCGCCGAAGGGCTGCTGGCCGACCGGCTGCCGCCCGAGCCGCCCGGCGGCGCGCCGCAGCGCATGACGCTGCGCCTGGAGTTCGGCGAGGCCGTCGTGGAGGACCTGTGGGGCGAGGGGCACGTCGAACCCGAGGAGTTCGCCGCCGCCCGCCCCGACCCCCTGGCCCGCCACGAGGCCGACCTCCTCCAGCACCTCGCCGCCGCCCACAGCGACCGCGTGGGCGGGCTGTGCGCCCTGCTCGGCGAGCGCGACCCCGGCTGCGCCGCCGCGTCCCTGCACGCGGTGCCGCTCGCGCTGGACCGCTTCGGGCTGCGGGTGCGCTACCACGCCCCGGCCGGCGCGGCGGGCGAGCCGTTCGACGTCCACTTCCCGTTCCCCCGGCCCGTGGCCGACGTCGCCGGGCTGCGGCGCGCGATGCACGGCCTCTTCGACGCGGCCGAGAGCGCGTAG
- a CDS encoding vitamin K epoxide reductase family protein codes for MMTQTAPRAQDGTEDDRPGPATIAAGRVYAWLLVVTGLAGLLAAWVITLDKQKILEAKAVGETFTPGCSLNPIVSCGNIMESDQAEAFGFPNPMLGLVMFGAVVTIGAAALAGGHFRPWFWRSLLGGTFFGVAFCTWLMYQSLYNINSLCLWCCLAWVATLTMFWATLVHTVRHRLVPAPEGLRNVLLEFPWVFPAAHTGIIGMLILTKWWDFWLG; via the coding sequence ATGATGACCCAGACGGCACCCCGCGCCCAGGACGGCACCGAGGACGACCGGCCCGGCCCGGCCACGATCGCGGCGGGCCGGGTCTACGCCTGGCTGCTCGTCGTGACGGGCCTGGCGGGCCTCCTGGCCGCCTGGGTCATCACGCTGGACAAGCAGAAGATCCTGGAGGCCAAGGCCGTCGGGGAGACGTTCACCCCCGGCTGCAGCCTCAACCCGATCGTCTCCTGCGGCAACATCATGGAGAGCGACCAGGCCGAGGCGTTCGGTTTCCCGAACCCGATGCTCGGCCTGGTGATGTTCGGCGCGGTCGTCACGATCGGCGCGGCGGCGCTCGCCGGGGGGCACTTCCGGCCGTGGTTCTGGCGGAGCCTGCTCGGCGGCACGTTCTTCGGCGTGGCGTTCTGCACCTGGCTGATGTACCAGTCCCTGTACAACATCAACTCCCTGTGCCTGTGGTGCTGCCTGGCCTGGGTCGCCACGCTCACGATGTTCTGGGCCACGCTCGTGCACACCGTGCGCCACCGGCTCGTCCCCGCCCCGGAGGGTCTGCGGAACGTCCTGCTGGAGTTCCCCTGGGTCTTCCCGGCCGCGCACACCGGGATCATCGGCATGCTGATCCTCACCAAGTGGTGGGACTTCTGGCTCGGCTGA
- the hisS gene encoding histidine--tRNA ligase, which yields MSTFSAPKGTYDLIPPDSADFLAVREALSAPLRRAGYGYVETPGFEQVELFARGVGASTDIVTKEMYTLTTKGGDELALRPEGTASVLRAALQANLHRGALPVKLWYSGSYYRYERPQAGRYRHFSQVGAEALGAEDPALDAELIILAVDAYRSLGLRNFRLLLNSLGDAACRPAYRAALQDFLRGLDLDEATRERIEINPLRVLDDKREAVQRQLTGAPLMRDHLCEDCAAYHERVRTLLTAAGVAFEDDPRLVRGLDYYTRTTFEFVHDGLGAQSAVGGGGRYDGLSEMIGGPALPSVGWALGVDRTVLALRAEGVTLPTPSLTDVYAVPVGEEARGVLFGVLTELRRAGVAADFAYGGKGLKNAMKSAGRSGARYALVLGERDLAEGVVQLKDLDSGEQTPVALSSAVAEIRAKLS from the coding sequence GTGAGCACCTTTTCCGCCCCCAAGGGCACGTACGACCTGATCCCGCCGGACTCGGCCGACTTCCTCGCCGTCCGCGAGGCCCTCTCCGCCCCGCTGCGGCGCGCCGGGTACGGCTACGTCGAGACGCCGGGCTTCGAGCAGGTGGAACTGTTCGCGCGCGGTGTCGGAGCGTCCACCGACATCGTCACCAAGGAGATGTACACGCTCACCACCAAGGGCGGCGACGAGCTGGCCCTGCGGCCCGAGGGCACGGCCTCCGTCCTGCGCGCCGCCCTCCAGGCCAACCTGCACCGGGGCGCCCTGCCGGTGAAGCTGTGGTACTCGGGCTCCTACTACCGCTACGAACGGCCGCAGGCGGGCCGCTACCGGCACTTCTCGCAGGTCGGCGCGGAGGCCCTGGGCGCCGAGGACCCGGCGCTGGACGCCGAGCTGATCATCCTGGCCGTCGACGCCTACCGGTCGCTGGGCCTGCGGAACTTCCGCCTGCTGCTGAACTCTCTCGGGGACGCCGCGTGCCGTCCCGCCTACCGGGCCGCCCTCCAGGACTTCCTGCGCGGCCTCGACCTGGACGAGGCGACCCGCGAGCGCATCGAGATCAACCCGCTGCGGGTGCTCGACGACAAGCGGGAGGCCGTCCAGCGGCAGCTGACCGGCGCGCCGCTCATGCGGGACCACCTGTGCGAGGACTGCGCGGCCTATCACGAGCGGGTGCGCACGCTGCTGACGGCGGCGGGCGTCGCGTTCGAGGACGACCCGAGGCTGGTGCGCGGCCTGGACTACTACACCCGCACCACCTTCGAGTTCGTGCACGACGGCCTCGGTGCCCAGTCGGCCGTCGGTGGGGGAGGCCGCTACGACGGCCTCTCCGAGATGATCGGCGGCCCGGCGCTGCCCTCGGTGGGCTGGGCGCTCGGCGTGGACCGCACGGTCCTGGCCCTGCGCGCCGAGGGCGTGACGCTGCCCACGCCCTCGCTGACGGACGTCTACGCCGTGCCGGTGGGCGAGGAGGCACGCGGCGTCCTGTTCGGGGTGCTCACCGAGCTGCGCCGGGCGGGCGTCGCGGCCGACTTCGCCTACGGTGGCAAGGGGCTGAAGAACGCGATGAAGTCGGCGGGCCGCTCCGGGGCGCGGTACGCCCTGGTCCTCGGGGAGCGGGACCTGGCCGAGGGCGTCGTCCAGCTCAAGGATCTCGACAGCGGTGAGCAGACCCCGGTGGCGCTCTCTTCCGCCGTGGCCGAAATCCGGGCGAAACTGAGCTGA